A single genomic interval of Stieleria maiorica harbors:
- a CDS encoding DUF58 domain-containing protein yields MIASPPSDRSPGRSSGAAANSPDWLKPDELARLSSIELRARGVVEGFLQGLHRSPFIGYSVEFSSHRRYGPGDDLRHVNWKLFARQRKLYVKEFDAETNLNLYLFVDASRSMQCKVDGAMTKHEYAATLAAAFAALAIKQRDAVALGLFDDGVRHYMDPSAKPGRWEDCLSLLSTTPEAKVTALSKSLEQAAALARHRGVVVILSDLVDGDVEGIKKGLQQLRHRGHEVIVFHLLDPFERHLADSGRYRVLDMESPAELTTNMESIRADYLNKIQQWCDQLDDACLYQGVDRIELTTDQPPTAALVDYLVKRTT; encoded by the coding sequence TTGATCGCATCGCCCCCATCTGACCGATCACCGGGCCGTTCCTCCGGCGCCGCGGCGAACTCTCCCGACTGGCTCAAGCCGGACGAGCTGGCGCGTCTCAGTTCGATCGAACTGCGAGCCCGCGGCGTGGTGGAAGGGTTTCTGCAAGGCCTGCATCGCAGCCCCTTTATCGGTTACAGCGTCGAATTTTCTTCGCACCGCCGCTACGGACCCGGCGACGATTTGCGGCACGTCAATTGGAAACTGTTCGCCCGCCAGCGGAAGCTGTACGTCAAGGAATTTGACGCCGAAACCAACCTCAATTTGTACTTGTTTGTCGACGCCAGTCGGTCGATGCAGTGCAAGGTCGACGGGGCGATGACCAAGCACGAGTATGCGGCCACGCTTGCCGCCGCCTTTGCCGCATTGGCGATCAAACAGCGTGACGCGGTCGCCCTGGGCTTGTTCGACGACGGCGTCCGCCACTACATGGACCCGTCGGCCAAACCCGGTCGCTGGGAAGACTGTTTGAGCCTGTTGTCGACCACGCCGGAAGCCAAGGTCACGGCGCTCTCGAAGTCATTGGAACAGGCCGCGGCGCTGGCCCGGCACCGCGGCGTGGTCGTGATCCTGAGCGATCTGGTCGACGGCGACGTCGAAGGCATCAAGAAGGGGCTGCAGCAATTGCGGCACCGCGGGCACGAGGTGATCGTGTTCCACTTGCTGGATCCCTTCGAACGGCATCTGGCCGACAGCGGACGTTACCGCGTGCTGGACATGGAAAGCCCCGCCGAATTGACGACGAACATGGAAAGTATCCGCGCCGATTATTTGAACAAAATTCAGCAGTGGTGCGATCAACTGGATGACGCCTGTTTGTACCAGGGCGTCGACCGTATCGAGCTGACCACCGATCAACCGCCGACCGCGGCGCTGGTCGATTACCTGGTGAAACGAACGACCTGA
- a CDS encoding AAA family ATPase produces MSTTTDNASSPQGSQTSPSSNGQLLDQVDKLRESRRQLREEVGKVIVGQQDVVDLLLLGLLCRGHVLLHGVPGLGKTLMARTLSSTLDLKFKRVQFTPDLMPSDITGTDVIEEQEGGGGHQLKFVPGPIFTNFLLADEVNRTPPKTQAALLQAMQEHEVSVGNTTYQLDPPFFVVATQNPIEMEGTYPLPEAQVDRFMFNIRVRYPTIQEEADIIRGTTGTETFQPSAVLSSADLLKLQEIVRSVPVSDDVIMYAARLVAATRPQASDRVAIATGQDVEMVRKYVTYGASPRAGQALVLAGKARAVLEGRYHVDFADIAALAHPVLRHRLVLNFHGRADNVDSDDVIDALLDAVKEDVF; encoded by the coding sequence ATGAGTACCACAACTGACAACGCGTCATCGCCCCAGGGTTCCCAGACTTCGCCGTCAAGCAACGGCCAATTGCTCGACCAGGTGGACAAGCTGCGCGAATCCCGCCGACAGCTTCGCGAGGAAGTCGGCAAGGTCATCGTCGGCCAACAGGATGTCGTCGATCTGTTGCTGCTGGGGCTGCTTTGCCGCGGCCACGTGCTGTTGCACGGCGTGCCCGGGTTGGGCAAGACGCTGATGGCGCGGACGTTGTCGTCGACTTTGGATTTGAAATTCAAACGCGTCCAGTTCACGCCGGATTTGATGCCCTCGGACATCACCGGCACGGATGTGATCGAAGAACAAGAAGGTGGCGGCGGTCACCAGTTGAAATTCGTCCCGGGGCCGATCTTCACTAATTTTCTGTTGGCCGACGAAGTCAACCGGACGCCGCCCAAGACGCAAGCCGCCTTGTTGCAGGCGATGCAGGAACACGAGGTTTCGGTCGGCAACACGACCTATCAGTTGGACCCGCCGTTTTTCGTGGTGGCCACACAAAACCCGATCGAGATGGAAGGCACGTACCCGCTGCCCGAAGCCCAGGTCGATCGATTCATGTTCAACATCCGCGTCCGCTATCCAACGATCCAGGAAGAAGCGGACATCATCCGCGGCACGACGGGAACCGAAACGTTTCAGCCGTCGGCGGTGCTGTCGTCCGCCGACTTGCTGAAGTTGCAAGAGATCGTCCGCAGCGTGCCGGTATCGGACGACGTCATCATGTACGCGGCCAGGTTGGTGGCGGCGACGCGGCCCCAGGCCAGTGACCGCGTCGCGATCGCCACCGGGCAGGACGTCGAAATGGTGCGGAAGTACGTGACCTATGGTGCCAGCCCGCGGGCCGGCCAGGCGTTGGTCTTGGCCGGCAAGGCGCGGGCGGTCTTGGAAGGCCGGTACCACGTCGATTTTGCAGACATCGCGGCGCTGGCCCATCCGGTGCTGCGACACCGATTGGTGCTGAACTTCCACGGCCGCGCCGACAACGTGGATTCGGATGACGTGATCGATGCGCTGCTGGATGCCGTCAAGGAGGACGTCTTTTGA
- a CDS encoding EF-hand domain-containing protein, with the protein MTAKDSAPADPATGVHDMLLLLPDGPLHLRIRITSDGKSLEQTRQDYLTRLVTMLDTDMDGKVSRGETSNHPLFTTSRRFEGNKFLASLRSKRPFTDQELALAVDRAAGQLVTYRQNNALAEQDLSVFNVLDQDQSGLIDRREMRLAASGIAARDIDFDQCITFDEFLNESTDMLNGVIVNAIDQEPPGSVHAELLRNAAEPILPARLVRRYDRDRDAHLTAEELGWKEQRIAGLDSDGNGRLSMQELSGIASMKPDLALSVDLNDTSGKAMTVLDHSDDNAITARDDLVRIKRDSMSLGVSYRYRDPMAEAISNASDAFNAIDVDANGYLDRDEIVEHQRFERYLFDAMDKDGDDRVFADEMMDYVKEYTEPASTSCQVTLLDTGNGFFQLLDVNADGRISIRELRACESTLMQVAGDQPQINPSRMTASYRIEIKRGGVSLFGRVDRPSAETPEALLAPPSGPIWFQRMDRNGDGDLTWDEFLGPRDVFHQLDQDRDDLIDKAEASNADKLAG; encoded by the coding sequence TTGACAGCGAAAGACAGCGCCCCCGCGGATCCTGCCACCGGTGTGCATGACATGTTGCTGCTGCTGCCCGACGGGCCGCTGCATTTGCGGATCCGAATCACCAGCGACGGGAAATCGTTGGAACAAACACGGCAAGACTACCTCACCCGGCTGGTCACCATGCTGGACACGGACATGGACGGAAAGGTCAGCCGCGGCGAAACGAGTAATCATCCGTTGTTCACCACGTCGCGACGGTTTGAAGGCAACAAGTTTCTCGCCTCGCTGCGCAGCAAGCGTCCGTTCACCGATCAGGAACTGGCGTTGGCAGTCGACCGGGCGGCCGGCCAGCTGGTCACCTATCGTCAAAACAATGCGTTGGCCGAGCAGGACCTGAGCGTGTTTAACGTGTTGGATCAAGACCAGTCGGGGTTGATCGATCGCCGCGAGATGCGGTTGGCTGCGTCCGGCATCGCCGCCCGCGACATCGACTTTGACCAGTGCATCACGTTTGACGAATTTTTGAATGAATCGACCGACATGCTGAACGGCGTGATCGTCAATGCCATCGATCAGGAACCGCCGGGATCGGTGCACGCCGAGTTGCTCCGCAACGCGGCTGAGCCGATCTTGCCGGCGCGTTTGGTGCGTCGTTACGACCGCGACCGCGATGCGCACTTGACGGCCGAAGAGCTGGGTTGGAAAGAGCAACGGATCGCGGGACTGGACAGCGATGGCAACGGGCGGTTGAGCATGCAAGAGTTGTCCGGCATCGCGTCGATGAAGCCGGATCTGGCGTTGAGTGTTGATTTGAACGACACCAGCGGAAAAGCGATGACGGTGCTGGATCATTCGGACGACAACGCGATCACCGCCCGCGACGACTTGGTCCGCATCAAACGGGATTCGATGTCGTTGGGAGTCAGCTATCGATACCGCGACCCGATGGCCGAAGCGATTTCCAACGCGTCGGACGCCTTCAACGCCATCGACGTCGACGCCAACGGCTATTTGGACCGGGACGAAATCGTCGAACACCAGCGGTTCGAACGGTACCTGTTTGACGCGATGGACAAAGACGGTGACGACCGTGTGTTTGCCGATGAAATGATGGATTACGTCAAAGAGTACACCGAACCGGCGTCGACATCCTGCCAGGTCACGTTGCTGGACACGGGCAACGGGTTCTTTCAATTATTGGACGTCAACGCCGACGGACGAATTTCGATTCGCGAACTACGTGCTTGTGAATCGACGTTGATGCAAGTCGCCGGTGACCAGCCCCAGATCAATCCGTCACGGATGACCGCCTCCTATCGCATCGAAATCAAACGCGGCGGGGTCAGCCTGTTCGGTCGTGTCGATCGCCCTTCGGCCGAAACGCCGGAGGCGCTGTTGGCACCGCCCAGCGGTCCGATCTGGTTCCAGCGAATGGACCGCAACGGAGACGGTGACCTGACCTGGGACGAATTCCTGGGACCGCGAGACGTCTTTCACCAATTAGATCAAGATCGGGACGACCTGATCGACAAAGCCGAAGCCTCCAACGCAGACAAGCTAGCCGGATGA
- a CDS encoding DUF1501 domain-containing protein gives MSMTRPFETFSRRDLFRIAAASVGGISCSPWLPKLAMAAGTKRPPKACILLWMAGGPSQMETLDPKPGHRNGGPTQAISTAVPGIELSQNLPGLATQMKDVALVRSMKTREGDHGRATQLMMTGYRPMGGMTDYPVFGSLISHRLKPAGSPLPGFVSIAPFRFGNLGSGFLGPDHSPLVVSGASNDPNTRANLTVENLDVAGGNPDALSERQGLLEMLRRGSPQSSAAALKHASVYDQAMRMVETRGEGAFDLDEEKTELRDAYGRNRFGQGCLLARRLVERGVPFVEVSLDAAGQGSWDSHVDNFSTVSSMCEVLDPAWTTLMSDLRDRGMLESTLVVWMGEFGRTPRINPNRGRDHFPDAWSVALGGGAIAGGQVYGKTSADGMEVSDNPVSASDLYATMLEALGIDSSGDNAMGNRPIPLVDEGGTPIRELLG, from the coding sequence ATGTCGATGACGCGACCTTTCGAAACGTTTTCACGACGCGATCTGTTTCGCATCGCCGCCGCATCGGTGGGTGGGATCAGTTGTTCGCCGTGGTTGCCCAAGCTGGCGATGGCGGCCGGAACAAAACGTCCGCCCAAGGCATGCATCTTGTTGTGGATGGCCGGCGGGCCGAGCCAAATGGAGACGCTGGACCCCAAACCGGGGCACCGCAACGGCGGCCCCACCCAAGCGATCTCGACCGCCGTGCCGGGGATCGAGCTGAGCCAAAATCTGCCGGGGCTGGCGACGCAGATGAAGGATGTCGCACTGGTGCGTTCGATGAAGACACGCGAAGGGGATCACGGCCGAGCGACACAGTTGATGATGACGGGCTATCGCCCGATGGGCGGCATGACCGACTATCCCGTGTTCGGTTCGTTGATCTCGCACCGGCTCAAACCGGCCGGATCTCCGCTGCCCGGGTTCGTTTCGATCGCGCCGTTTCGATTCGGCAATCTGGGATCCGGTTTTCTCGGTCCCGACCATTCGCCCCTGGTCGTCTCCGGAGCCAGCAACGACCCCAACACCCGCGCCAATTTGACGGTCGAAAACCTGGACGTCGCCGGCGGAAACCCCGACGCGCTGTCCGAACGCCAAGGGTTGTTGGAGATGTTGCGTCGGGGTTCGCCCCAATCGTCTGCGGCCGCTCTCAAGCACGCGTCGGTGTACGACCAGGCGATGCGGATGGTGGAAACGCGTGGCGAGGGGGCGTTCGATCTGGATGAGGAGAAAACGGAATTGCGTGACGCCTATGGTCGCAATCGTTTCGGCCAGGGCTGTCTGCTGGCGCGTCGGCTGGTCGAGCGCGGCGTGCCGTTTGTCGAGGTCTCGCTCGACGCGGCCGGTCAAGGTTCTTGGGACTCCCACGTCGACAATTTCAGCACCGTCAGTTCGATGTGCGAAGTCCTGGATCCGGCCTGGACGACCCTGATGAGTGATCTGCGGGATCGTGGCATGCTGGAATCGACGCTGGTGGTCTGGATGGGCGAATTCGGACGCACCCCGCGGATCAACCCCAACCGGGGACGCGACCATTTCCCGGATGCCTGGAGCGTGGCGTTGGGCGGCGGTGCGATCGCCGGCGGCCAAGTCTATGGCAAGACCTCGGCCGACGGCATGGAGGTCAGCGACAACCCGGTTTCGGCAAGCGACCTGTACGCCACCATGCTCGAAGCACTCGGCATCGATTCAAGCGGCGACAACGCGATGGGCAACCGGCCGATCCCGTTGGTCGACGAAGGCGGAACACCGATTCGGGAGTTGCTCGGATGA
- a CDS encoding DUF1549 domain-containing protein, whose translation MNKLAGQRHFDVATRARRLAVFPNESHVVRLVVFATFLLAVAALRPSPASADSQGDELSRWIDQRGERVWGEPPEKCDDLTFVRRVYLDLVGRVPSVSEIRDFRTLGEDRRDLLVNELVFGEGPRRETYTRLSASSLARHWRQILVPPGTVVNGSVQGLETWLADAFREGKPYDEMMREIAQIQSSASAGGYYQLVGGTPENYAGNLSRVMLGVRLDCAQCHDHPFTDWKQHDFWGLAAFYSDMSPAGGDPDGSRPTGKSGEIRFEGQTYAAKFLWQDDTIEDASRAPRVRLARWMTSPENPNFAATAVNRFWQLLVGRGLYADIENLDLASPDEREFLDDLGKRFAEDGFHVQRLIAAICKTNWYAARVMSESGSAETFRRELKVISPEQVFDSLEQSLHLPISRIDPAAPRWTGARLQMVNRLGEAIGETPEDYASGIPQALMMMNGPVTSDAIDLDRSRLLRAVVESPFFDEDKRIETLYLAVLTREPSDAEKQSLTEYLDNKPDETMRRKAFGEILWALLNSPEFVLCR comes from the coding sequence ATGAACAAGCTAGCTGGACAGCGCCACTTTGACGTAGCGACGCGTGCACGGCGGTTGGCGGTATTTCCGAACGAAAGTCACGTTGTCCGGCTCGTCGTATTCGCGACATTCCTATTGGCCGTCGCGGCGTTGCGACCGAGTCCCGCATCGGCGGACTCCCAGGGCGACGAGCTGTCGCGGTGGATCGACCAGCGGGGCGAACGGGTCTGGGGCGAGCCGCCGGAGAAGTGTGATGACCTGACCTTTGTCAGACGCGTCTACCTGGATCTGGTCGGGCGCGTGCCCAGCGTTTCGGAGATCCGCGATTTTCGCACGCTCGGTGAAGATCGTCGCGACTTGCTGGTGAACGAACTGGTCTTCGGCGAAGGGCCGCGCCGCGAGACGTACACACGGCTTTCGGCGTCCAGCTTGGCGCGTCATTGGCGTCAGATCTTGGTTCCGCCGGGCACGGTGGTCAACGGTTCGGTCCAGGGCCTGGAAACATGGCTGGCCGATGCGTTCCGGGAGGGCAAGCCGTACGACGAGATGATGCGCGAGATCGCGCAGATTCAGTCATCGGCTTCTGCGGGCGGGTATTACCAGTTGGTCGGCGGCACGCCGGAAAATTACGCGGGCAATCTATCGCGGGTGATGCTGGGCGTGCGATTGGATTGCGCGCAGTGTCACGACCATCCCTTCACGGATTGGAAGCAGCATGATTTCTGGGGGCTGGCGGCGTTCTACAGCGACATGAGCCCGGCGGGGGGCGATCCGGACGGATCACGCCCGACGGGCAAGAGCGGTGAAATCCGATTCGAAGGGCAGACCTATGCGGCAAAGTTCCTGTGGCAGGACGACACCATCGAAGACGCGTCGCGGGCGCCGCGAGTCCGCCTGGCCCGTTGGATGACGTCGCCCGAGAACCCGAATTTTGCGGCAACCGCGGTCAACCGGTTCTGGCAACTGTTGGTCGGCCGCGGGCTGTACGCCGATATCGAGAACTTGGACCTGGCCAGCCCCGACGAACGCGAGTTTCTGGATGATCTGGGAAAGAGATTCGCCGAGGACGGCTTTCATGTTCAGCGGCTGATCGCGGCGATCTGTAAAACGAACTGGTATGCTGCACGCGTGATGTCGGAGTCCGGATCCGCAGAGACTTTTCGGCGGGAATTGAAAGTGATCAGTCCCGAGCAGGTGTTTGATTCGTTGGAGCAGTCGCTTCATTTGCCGATCAGCCGGATCGATCCGGCGGCCCCCCGCTGGACCGGCGCCCGCCTCCAGATGGTCAACCGGCTCGGCGAAGCGATCGGCGAGACGCCGGAAGATTATGCGTCGGGGATCCCGCAAGCATTGATGATGATGAACGGACCGGTCACCTCCGACGCGATCGACTTGGACCGCAGTCGGCTGTTGCGTGCGGTGGTCGAATCGCCGTTCTTTGACGAGGACAAGCGGATCGAAACACTTTACCTGGCGGTGCTGACGCGCGAGCCGTCGGATGCGGAAAAACAATCGCTGACCGAGTACTTGGACAACAAGCCGGACGAAACGATGCGCCGCAAAGCGTTCGGCGAAATCCTGTGGGCGCTTCTCAACAGCCCGGAGTTTGTGTTATGTCGATGA
- a CDS encoding YjbF family lipoprotein — translation MTLAQNHMTPAQKNPRSAAVLLGLMLVCLASVRCHQAAAQDAGEVKDPSTEQQTQFAPGVVTVIPGDASPEETFDGPLTLKTFLSAHPELEWKAPTFEDGAPHFDPRSRTLVEMAKQVVMRREIYSLEFSFKPLRQMYVDVPVGGGKLQRKLVWYMVYRVRYRGSDLRPAADEVGGSKLYQRLEEISYESRRFFPLVTLRDHVSGQEYLDRIIPSAKRVIAAREQITAPLYNSVEITRQRIPLSTDESAPGVWGVLTWMDVNPSVDYLSLYVSGLTNAFQQDGEGEEAPYRRKALQLNFFRPGDAMNQTEDLIRFGMPSFDDPEEQAYVLDKYGMADPLNYRWVFRSVK, via the coding sequence ATGACCCTTGCTCAAAATCATATGACGCCCGCGCAAAAGAACCCGCGGAGTGCGGCGGTGCTGTTGGGACTGATGTTGGTCTGCCTGGCGTCGGTTCGCTGCCATCAAGCGGCTGCCCAAGACGCCGGCGAGGTGAAGGATCCCTCGACCGAGCAACAAACGCAGTTCGCCCCCGGCGTGGTGACCGTCATCCCGGGCGATGCCAGCCCCGAGGAGACTTTTGACGGACCGCTGACGCTGAAGACGTTTCTGAGTGCCCACCCCGAATTGGAATGGAAAGCACCGACGTTTGAAGACGGCGCCCCGCACTTCGATCCCCGCTCGCGAACGCTGGTCGAGATGGCCAAGCAGGTCGTGATGCGACGCGAGATCTATAGCTTGGAATTCTCCTTCAAACCGCTGCGACAAATGTACGTCGATGTCCCTGTCGGGGGCGGCAAGCTGCAACGCAAATTGGTTTGGTACATGGTCTATCGCGTGCGGTACCGCGGCAGCGACCTGCGACCGGCGGCCGATGAAGTGGGCGGGTCGAAACTCTACCAGCGGCTTGAAGAGATCTCCTACGAGTCGCGGCGGTTCTTCCCGTTGGTGACGTTGAGAGACCATGTCAGCGGCCAAGAGTACCTCGACCGTATCATCCCCAGCGCAAAACGCGTGATCGCCGCTCGCGAGCAGATCACCGCGCCGCTTTACAACAGCGTCGAAATCACCCGCCAGCGGATCCCGCTTTCGACCGACGAGAGTGCTCCGGGGGTGTGGGGCGTGCTGACCTGGATGGATGTCAATCCGAGCGTCGACTACCTGTCGTTGTATGTTTCAGGATTGACCAACGCCTTCCAGCAGGACGGCGAAGGTGAAGAAGCGCCGTATCGCCGCAAAGCGCTGCAACTGAATTTCTTCCGACCCGGCGATGCGATGAACCAAACCGAGGACTTGATTCGCTTCGGAATGCCCTCGTTCGACGATCCCGAAGAACAGGCCTACGTTCTGGATAAGTACGGCATGGCCGATCCGTTGAATTACCGCTGGGTTTTTCGCTCGGTCAAATGA
- a CDS encoding sigma-70 family RNA polymerase sigma factor: MHDNYRDTKIKDLRDQLRFNQKTKLIEQAAAAETLLSEIEEDREYAYDFLCFRITNYRSDRPGRHNIASADLAHDLRLLIEDLSELADLSVEEIAEQVHTVQDLSRQFNVSTKTISRWREAGLVSRRLLFGGRKRVGFLNSSVEQFVARNKAKIQRGERFSQLTEDEKSEIIERARQLVEGGAALADVTRLLSEQMGRSAETIRYTLKNFDADNKSIAIFPNHRGVLSDDDKRSIFNQYLGGVSVPQLCRRFKRTRNSIQRILVEMRRQRIMELPLDYIYNEDFEVTSREAEYLGAEPEPASAPRKVRVPNDLPSYLASLYDVPLLTREQEYHLFRKMNYLKHKASRLRETIGTEAAGKSAVMNEIEALYEQAVKVKNRIVQANLRLVVSIAKRHLAGTDDFFSLVSDGNMSLIRAVEKFDYSRGNKFSTYASWAIMKNFARTIPNEFKHRDRFRTTTEELFLARQDDRVDPYVEESAQRTRKRELSRILNRLDEREQKIISARFGLERGSEPLTLKEVGEEMGVTKERVRQLEARALAKLRTAASENNIEIDFDQ; the protein is encoded by the coding sequence ATGCACGACAATTACCGCGATACCAAGATCAAGGACCTTCGAGATCAACTTCGCTTCAATCAAAAGACCAAATTGATTGAGCAGGCTGCCGCTGCAGAAACACTACTCAGCGAAATCGAAGAAGACCGAGAATACGCCTACGACTTCTTGTGTTTCCGAATCACCAATTATCGCTCCGATCGTCCGGGGCGACATAATATTGCGTCGGCTGACCTGGCGCACGATTTACGCCTGCTGATCGAGGACCTCAGCGAATTGGCGGATCTGTCGGTCGAAGAGATCGCCGAACAGGTCCATACCGTTCAAGACCTGAGTCGCCAGTTCAACGTCTCGACGAAAACGATCAGCCGCTGGCGCGAAGCCGGCTTGGTCAGCCGTCGATTGTTGTTCGGCGGTCGCAAACGCGTCGGATTCCTCAACAGCAGCGTGGAACAGTTCGTCGCCCGCAACAAAGCCAAGATTCAACGTGGCGAACGGTTCAGCCAGCTGACCGAGGACGAAAAGAGCGAGATCATCGAACGCGCCCGGCAGCTCGTCGAAGGCGGTGCGGCACTGGCTGATGTCACGCGTTTGCTGTCCGAGCAGATGGGCCGCAGCGCCGAAACCATCCGCTACACGCTCAAGAATTTCGACGCCGATAATAAGTCGATCGCGATCTTCCCCAACCACCGTGGCGTCCTGTCCGACGACGACAAGCGGTCGATCTTCAATCAGTACCTTGGCGGAGTTTCCGTTCCGCAATTGTGCCGACGGTTCAAGCGAACGCGAAACAGCATCCAGCGGATCCTGGTCGAAATGAGACGGCAACGGATCATGGAACTGCCGCTGGATTACATCTACAACGAAGACTTCGAGGTCACGTCGCGTGAAGCGGAGTACTTGGGGGCTGAACCCGAACCGGCCAGCGCCCCACGCAAAGTTCGCGTGCCCAATGATTTGCCCAGCTACCTCGCCTCGTTGTATGACGTACCGCTGCTGACCCGTGAACAGGAATACCACCTGTTCCGCAAGATGAACTACCTGAAGCACAAGGCCAGTCGCTTGCGGGAAACGATCGGGACCGAGGCGGCCGGCAAGTCGGCCGTGATGAATGAGATCGAAGCGTTGTACGAGCAGGCGGTTAAAGTCAAAAATCGAATCGTCCAGGCCAACTTGCGGCTGGTCGTCTCGATCGCAAAACGCCACCTGGCCGGTACCGACGATTTCTTCTCACTGGTCAGCGACGGGAACATGTCGCTGATCCGTGCGGTCGAAAAATTCGACTACTCGCGGGGCAACAAGTTCAGCACGTACGCCTCCTGGGCGATCATGAAGAACTTTGCCCGCACCATCCCCAACGAATTCAAGCACCGAGACCGGTTCCGAACGACCACCGAAGAACTGTTCTTGGCGCGACAAGACGACCGGGTCGACCCCTACGTCGAAGAATCCGCACAGCGGACCCGGAAACGCGAACTGTCACGGATTCTGAATCGTTTGGATGAACGCGAGCAGAAGATCATCTCGGCCCGATTCGGACTCGAGCGCGGCAGCGAGCCGCTGACGTTGAAAGAGGTCGGGGAGGAGATGGGCGTGACCAAAGAACGCGTCCGCCAACTCGAAGCCCGGGCGCTGGCCAAGCTGCGAACGGCCGCCAGCGAAAACAACATCGAAATCGATTTCGATCAGTAA
- a CDS encoding POT family MFS transporter, producing the protein MPYTPPSEASDSNTSADNPQGWQTTPYPITTMPPGIPYIVGNEAAERFSFYGMKAILTVFMTQYLLGSGGSVDPMNDNDAKFWVHTFVMAAYFTPLLGAFVADWLFGKYKTILYLSVLYCFGHLALALNETRIGLAVGLSLIALGTGAIKPCVSAHVGDQFGTKNSHLLSKVFGWFYVAINLGAFASTLLTPWLLDRYGSQIAFGVPGILMAVATLLFWMGRNRFVHIPPRGPQVFRDAFTGEGGRALLRLAPIYILVAVFWSLFDQTASAWVLQAENMDRTVMGVELLSSQIQAANPFLILILVPLFSYAVYPAISKVFPLTPLRKITIGMFVTVFAFSLSALIETSIQNGGTPNISWQVLAYILLTAAEVMVSITCLEFSYTQAPNSMKSIVMSFYMLSVSLGNFITAGVNAVISNADGTSKLPGASYYWFFTGLMLVAAVIFIGVALTYRGKQYIQESEVEAESEAEGTA; encoded by the coding sequence GTGCCCTACACCCCGCCCAGCGAAGCGTCTGATTCGAACACGTCAGCGGACAATCCCCAGGGCTGGCAGACCACGCCCTACCCGATCACCACGATGCCGCCGGGGATCCCCTACATCGTCGGCAACGAAGCGGCCGAACGTTTCAGCTTCTACGGCATGAAGGCGATTCTGACCGTCTTCATGACGCAGTATCTGCTCGGCAGCGGCGGCAGTGTCGACCCGATGAACGACAACGATGCCAAGTTCTGGGTCCACACCTTTGTCATGGCCGCCTACTTCACGCCGCTACTGGGGGCGTTCGTCGCCGACTGGTTGTTCGGAAAGTACAAAACCATCCTCTACCTGTCGGTGCTGTACTGCTTTGGTCACCTCGCATTGGCACTCAACGAGACGCGGATCGGGCTGGCCGTCGGGCTCAGCTTGATCGCGCTGGGCACCGGTGCGATCAAGCCCTGTGTGTCGGCCCATGTCGGTGACCAGTTCGGCACCAAAAACTCGCATTTGCTGAGCAAGGTGTTCGGCTGGTTCTACGTCGCGATCAACCTGGGTGCGTTCGCGTCGACGTTGCTGACGCCTTGGTTGTTGGACCGCTACGGATCGCAAATCGCCTTCGGCGTGCCGGGCATCTTGATGGCCGTTGCAACGCTCTTGTTCTGGATGGGGCGAAACAGATTCGTCCACATTCCGCCCCGCGGCCCCCAAGTGTTCCGCGATGCGTTTACCGGTGAAGGCGGCCGGGCGTTGTTGCGGTTGGCCCCGATCTACATCCTGGTTGCGGTGTTTTGGAGCCTGTTCGACCAAACGGCCAGCGCCTGGGTTTTACAGGCCGAGAATATGGATCGCACCGTGATGGGTGTCGAATTGCTTTCGAGTCAGATCCAGGCGGCCAATCCGTTCCTAATTCTGATCCTGGTGCCGCTGTTTAGTTACGCCGTCTACCCGGCGATCAGCAAAGTCTTTCCGCTGACGCCGCTCCGCAAGATCACGATCGGAATGTTCGTCACCGTCTTCGCGTTCTCGCTGAGCGCCCTGATCGAGACGTCGATTCAAAACGGAGGGACGCCGAACATCTCATGGCAGGTGTTGGCCTACATCCTTTTGACGGCCGCCGAAGTGATGGTGTCCATCACGTGCCTGGAGTTCAGTTACACCCAAGCCCCCAACAGCATGAAGAGCATCGTGATGAGCTTCTACATGTTGTCGGTGTCATTGGGGAACTTCATCACCGCCGGCGTGAACGCGGTCATCAGCAATGCCGACGGCACGTCCAAATTACCCGGCGCGTCCTACTACTGGTTCTTCACCGGGTTGATGTTGGTCGCCGCGGTGATCTTCATCGGCGTCGCACTGACCTACCGCGGCAAACAATACATTCAAGAATCCGAAGTCGAAGCCGAATCGGAAGCGGAAGGGACCGCGTAG